A part of Aricia agestis chromosome 13, ilAriAges1.1, whole genome shotgun sequence genomic DNA contains:
- the LOC121732907 gene encoding forkhead box protein I1-like yields MSDSPGVEWLPAYSPGPPRHSPLGPIPRFLYEDVQPLGLQQENNNKEIEQQQNINKIKHDKPAYSYASMIRLAISSSPSGKMTLNEIYNYICNAFPYYKEAGKGWMNSIRHNLSLNKCFMKVARSKDDPGKGSYWAMDTSQKIGEVTQRRRRSLRMAPYSPECSSNSSGEAGGAPTPPTTPAPSTPTTPTSPAPTATPLPPPPVIKEEPVVKEETAATRLMDDALIALMDDDLITDVDISREMRWRWISRRHVCAGRHSALTDDYGNFLETHDDCDCPADEPC; encoded by the exons ATGAGCGACTCCCCGGGAGTGGAGTGGCTGCCGGCGTACAGCCCGGGGCCGCCGCGCCACAGCCCTCTGGGCCCCATCCCGCGGTTCCTGTACGAGGATGTCCAGCCGCTGGGCCTCCAACAGGAAAACAACAACAAGGAAATCGAGCAGCAACAAAACATCAATAAAATCAAACACGACAAACCAGCCTACAG CTATGCGAGCATGATAAGGTTGGCCATCAGCAGCTCGCCCAGCGGCAAGATGACCCTCAACGAGATATACAACTACATATGTAACGCTTTTCCTTATTACAAGGAAGCAGGAAAGGGATGGATG AACTCAATAAGGCACAATCTGTCCCTCAACAAATGTTTTATGAAAGTGGCGCGGAGTAAAGACGACCCTGGCAAGGGGTCCTACTGGGCCATGGACACCAGTCAGAAGATAGGGGAGGTCACACAGCGACGTCGGAGAAGTCTTAGG ATGGCGCCATACAGCCCGGAGTGCAGCAGCAACAGCAGCGGGGAGGCGGGAGGAGCGCCGACACCGCCCACCACTCCCGCGCCCTCCACGCCGACCACGCCCACGTCGCCCGCGCCCACTGCCACGCCCCTCCCCCCGCCGCCCGTCATCAAGGAGGAGCCTGTGGTGAAGGAGGAGACAG CGGCGACGCGTCTGATGGACGACGCTCTGATCGCGCTCATGGATGATGACCTTATCACAGACGTCGACATCAGCagag AGATGCGATGGCGGTGGATATCGCGTCGGCACGTGTGCGCCGGCCGCCACTCCGCGCTCACCGACGACTACGGCAACTTCCTCGAGACGCACGACGACTGCGACTGCCCCGCCGACGAGCCCTGCTAA